A genomic stretch from Colwellia sp. Arc7-635 includes:
- a CDS encoding divalent metal cation transporter, translating to MKFTKIFALLGPGIVWAATSIGVSHIVQATRAGADFGFALLGFIILAHVVKYPFFLFGPKYAGLTGKSLLDGYKRVGNWAFYLFLFLTFTTMFFVQSGVTIVTAALAMNLFGDVLSLSQWAALVLAIVCAVLVIGHYKLLSTLLKWMMLILVVSSVIAWFAAVNRLGFSPSGQAPVISLTSAASIAFIVALIGWMPTAIEVSVWHSIWTTSRVEKPGEASAKNATIDFNIGYFTSFLLAVIFLWLGALLMFGQGDGFAKSAAAFAGQLVGIYSQALGEWSWLLMALVTFIALFSTTFAVADGFPQVWKRAVLLASSEQNEATQSRANKAYMASLALLVVGSWWIISDFSADIKALLDFVTTVSFVSAPIYAWLNYKVMMGADVDDEQKPQGWFKVYTLTCLTVLTLFSLFFLWWKFLS from the coding sequence ATGAAATTTACTAAAATATTTGCACTACTCGGTCCAGGTATTGTATGGGCCGCAACCAGTATTGGTGTCTCTCATATTGTGCAGGCAACACGTGCGGGTGCAGATTTTGGCTTTGCACTGTTAGGTTTTATTATTCTCGCGCATGTCGTTAAATACCCCTTTTTCTTGTTTGGCCCTAAGTATGCTGGACTTACCGGTAAAAGCTTACTCGATGGTTATAAACGAGTCGGTAATTGGGCATTTTATCTCTTTCTATTTTTAACCTTTACCACGATGTTTTTTGTACAATCAGGCGTCACTATAGTGACCGCAGCATTAGCGATGAATTTATTTGGTGATGTACTTTCATTGTCGCAGTGGGCAGCTCTGGTACTAGCAATTGTTTGTGCCGTATTGGTGATTGGTCATTACAAGTTATTGAGCACTTTACTTAAATGGATGATGTTAATTTTAGTGGTATCTAGTGTTATAGCTTGGTTTGCCGCGGTTAATCGTTTAGGTTTTAGTCCATCGGGTCAAGCACCGGTTATTTCATTAACCTCAGCGGCTAGTATCGCCTTTATCGTTGCCTTGATTGGTTGGATGCCAACAGCTATCGAAGTGTCGGTCTGGCATTCTATTTGGACGACTTCACGCGTTGAAAAGCCAGGGGAAGCATCAGCAAAAAATGCCACAATAGACTTCAATATTGGCTACTTTACTAGTTTTTTACTTGCCGTTATTTTTCTCTGGTTAGGTGCGTTACTGATGTTTGGGCAAGGTGATGGCTTTGCTAAATCAGCCGCGGCATTTGCCGGACAGTTGGTCGGAATTTATAGCCAAGCGCTAGGGGAGTGGAGTTGGTTGCTCATGGCTTTGGTGACTTTTATTGCTTTATTCTCAACAACCTTTGCGGTCGCTGATGGCTTCCCTCAAGTTTGGAAACGTGCTGTTCTGCTTGCTAGTAGTGAACAAAATGAAGCAACACAAAGCAGAGCAAATAAAGCTTATATGGCTTCATTAGCATTATTGGTGGTAGGTAGTTGGTGGATTATTAGCGACTTTAGTGCTGATATTAAAGCATTACTTGATTTTGTTACTACCGTTTCATTTGTTAGCGCGCCAATATACGCTTGGTTAAATTATAAAGTGATGATGGGTGCTGATGTTGATGATGAACAAAAGCCGCAAGGTTGGTTTAAGGTTTATACCTTAACTTGTTTAACAGTATTAACTTTATTTAGTCTATTTTTCTTGTGGTGGAAATTTCTATCTTAA
- a CDS encoding GFA family protein has protein sequence MHINGSCHCGEITFEAQVDENKVMLCHCHDCQQLSGTAFRSVVVSEPDGLTFTKGQVKEYVKVAESGNQRAQGFCQHCGSAIYATSVETSNRVYGIRAGCIEQRSLLVPKSQIWCRSAVPWLKELANIPGFNTVPGK, from the coding sequence ATGCATATTAACGGCAGTTGCCATTGCGGCGAAATAACATTTGAAGCACAAGTAGATGAAAATAAAGTCATGCTATGTCACTGCCATGACTGTCAACAATTATCAGGTACTGCTTTTAGAAGTGTCGTTGTTTCTGAGCCTGATGGTTTAACTTTTACTAAAGGCCAGGTAAAAGAGTACGTTAAAGTAGCTGAAAGTGGCAATCAACGCGCACAAGGTTTTTGTCAGCACTGTGGTAGCGCGATATACGCTACATCAGTTGAAACCTCAAATAGAGTGTATGGTATTAGAGCTGGTTGTATTGAACAGCGCAGTTTATTGGTACCTAAGAGCCAAATCTGGTGTCGTTCTGCTGTTCCATGGCTCAAAGAATTAGCCAATATACCTGGATTTAATACTGTCCCAGGTAAATAA
- a CDS encoding Rid family detoxifying hydrolase, translating into MNKASLLMCMFAPLLLSNIALAKEAVSKDVEFLNTTPASTSLPFSEMVRVENTLYLSGQIGLDPKTNKLVKGGVIAEATQALTNIQQSLQKQDYAMDNIVKCTVMLTNIGDFSAFNRVYTRFFSPPYPARSAFAVNKLALNAHVEVECIGSTL; encoded by the coding sequence ATGAATAAAGCTAGTTTATTGATGTGCATGTTTGCTCCGCTGCTATTGAGTAATATAGCGCTGGCAAAAGAAGCGGTAAGTAAAGATGTTGAGTTTTTAAATACAACACCAGCGTCGACTTCGTTGCCATTTTCTGAAATGGTCAGGGTCGAGAATACTTTGTATTTATCAGGCCAAATAGGCCTAGATCCCAAGACAAATAAATTGGTTAAAGGCGGTGTTATCGCTGAAGCTACGCAAGCATTAACAAATATTCAGCAGAGCTTACAAAAGCAAGACTATGCTATGGATAATATCGTTAAGTGCACGGTGATGCTGACAAATATTGGTGACTTTTCTGCATTTAATCGCGTATATACACGTTTTTTCTCACCACCATACCCTGCAAGAAGTGCCTTCGCGGTCAATAAACTTGCTTTGAATGCCCATGTTGAAGTTGAGTGCATTGGTAGCACACTTTAA
- the proQ gene encoding RNA chaperone ProQ: protein METKKESEVKVVAETVVETAENAEVAAVEPEVKRISTKEIIAYLAEKFPACFSTDGHAKPLKIGIFQDLAEKLAGDETVSKTRLRQALRHYTSSWRYLKAIKVGSFRIDIDGKDSAEIDQEQADYASKTLKESQEKFGNKNTKDKVAKKPYKGNANKATKAVSKDSTDNSRKEKFNSVKSSKRAPAKVAVKLKPVETSNVVVGKQIKVQLGQSSMDAIITEVSGKDVSVQLNSGMVVKTQVKNIFTE from the coding sequence ATGGAAACTAAAAAAGAAAGTGAAGTAAAAGTGGTAGCAGAAACTGTCGTTGAAACAGCAGAGAATGCTGAAGTTGCAGCGGTTGAACCTGAAGTTAAACGTATTAGCACAAAAGAAATTATCGCCTATTTGGCTGAAAAATTTCCAGCATGCTTCTCTACGGATGGTCATGCAAAACCACTAAAAATTGGTATCTTCCAAGACTTAGCTGAAAAGCTAGCGGGTGATGAAACAGTAAGCAAAACTCGTTTACGTCAAGCATTAAGACATTACACGAGTAGTTGGCGTTACCTTAAAGCGATTAAAGTTGGTAGTTTCCGTATAGATATTGACGGTAAAGATTCTGCAGAAATCGATCAAGAACAAGCTGATTATGCAAGTAAAACGTTAAAAGAAAGCCAAGAAAAATTTGGTAACAAAAATACTAAAGACAAAGTAGCGAAAAAGCCTTATAAAGGTAATGCTAACAAAGCAACTAAAGCTGTTAGCAAAGACTCAACAGACAATAGCCGCAAAGAAAAATTCAATTCGGTTAAATCAAGTAAACGTGCTCCTGCAAAAGTGGCCGTTAAGCTTAAACCTGTTGAGACAAGCAATGTTGTTGTTGGCAAGCAGATTAAAGTGCAATTAGGCCAATCGTCGATGGATGCTATTATTACTGAAGTTTCAGGTAAAGATGTTAGCGTTCAGTTAAACTCAGGCATGGTTGTTAAAACGCAAGTTAAGAATATTTTCACAGAATAA
- the prc gene encoding carboxy terminal-processing peptidase, translating to MHKFCRIAVAVSLSLASISVLAEIKEDNKNLPILAPESQHATSTKRITAQFTRAHYKQIKIDDQLSEQVFDRYIKQLDYARNVFLASDVEGFEKYRDEFDTVIARGKLDIAYEIYNLNLQRRLERYEYALSLLENEEAFNFELDESYNFDREDAKRPTSVDELDELWRKKVKYDALNLTLAGKEWEKIQEVLAKRYRYAIKRLKQSESEDVFQTVMNSFARVVEPHTSYLSPRNAERFQMEMNLSLEGIGAVLRAEEDYTVIQSVVSGGPADKSKELKPKDRIVGVSQDDKEFVDVIGWRLDDVVELIKGPKGSKVRLQVLGEESEDDSSIKVVSIIRDTIKLEDRAAKSEVYFEKEGDENSKKLGVITIPSFYNHLSRDVKLEIAKLKEANVEGVIVDLRGNGGGSLTEATLLTGLFIDKGPVVQVRDGANRVQVNSDKDGISFYDGPLTVMVDRYSASASEIFSAAIQDYGRGVIVGEHTFGKGTVQQHRGLGRVYDLYEKPFGSIQFTIAKFYRINGGSTQHRGVLPDIEFPSAIDPADWGESKEENALPWDQIPKARYNKLNDISQDLTYLNSLHSTRVVQNKEFNYLLSDIEEYKAEKDDKTISLNLVKRKEKRESRKAKQLQRANERLVMMGKEKVVSLDDLPEDLEALDPFLDETAKITFDLVSLGKVAKK from the coding sequence ATGCATAAATTTTGTCGTATAGCTGTTGCGGTATCATTATCACTTGCGAGTATCTCAGTATTAGCTGAGATCAAAGAAGATAATAAGAATCTGCCGATATTAGCCCCGGAAAGTCAGCATGCTACTTCCACTAAGCGAATTACGGCGCAGTTTACGCGTGCACATTACAAGCAAATAAAAATTGATGACCAACTTTCAGAACAGGTTTTTGATCGTTACATCAAACAATTAGATTATGCTCGTAACGTTTTTCTTGCTTCTGATGTTGAAGGTTTTGAGAAATACCGTGATGAATTTGATACGGTTATTGCTCGTGGTAAGCTCGATATTGCCTACGAAATTTATAACCTTAATTTACAACGTCGATTAGAACGTTATGAGTATGCTTTAAGCTTATTAGAAAATGAAGAAGCTTTTAATTTTGAGCTTGATGAAAGCTATAACTTTGATCGAGAAGATGCAAAAAGACCTACATCTGTTGATGAATTAGATGAGTTATGGCGTAAAAAGGTTAAATACGATGCATTGAATTTAACCTTAGCTGGTAAAGAGTGGGAAAAAATTCAAGAAGTACTAGCTAAACGTTACCGTTACGCTATCAAGCGTTTAAAGCAAAGTGAAAGCGAAGATGTTTTCCAAACGGTGATGAACAGCTTTGCTCGCGTTGTAGAGCCGCACACATCATATTTATCTCCTCGTAATGCTGAGCGTTTTCAAATGGAAATGAACTTATCATTAGAAGGTATTGGTGCTGTTTTACGTGCTGAAGAAGATTACACTGTGATTCAAAGTGTTGTTTCTGGTGGCCCGGCGGATAAGTCGAAAGAATTAAAACCTAAAGACCGTATTGTCGGTGTTTCACAAGACGATAAAGAATTTGTTGATGTTATTGGCTGGCGTTTAGATGATGTTGTAGAACTGATCAAAGGGCCTAAGGGCAGTAAAGTTAGATTACAAGTTTTAGGTGAAGAGTCAGAAGACGACAGTAGCATTAAAGTTGTTTCTATTATCAGAGACACGATAAAACTTGAAGATCGCGCCGCAAAATCAGAAGTCTATTTTGAGAAAGAAGGTGATGAAAACTCGAAAAAATTGGGTGTTATCACTATTCCAAGTTTTTATAACCACTTATCTCGAGATGTAAAGCTTGAAATTGCTAAATTAAAAGAAGCAAACGTTGAAGGTGTTATTGTCGATCTTCGTGGTAATGGCGGTGGCTCTTTAACTGAAGCAACATTACTGACCGGCTTATTTATTGACAAAGGTCCGGTAGTACAAGTGCGTGATGGTGCAAATCGTGTGCAAGTTAACAGCGATAAAGACGGCATTAGTTTTTATGATGGCCCATTAACGGTCATGGTTGATCGTTACAGTGCTTCAGCGTCAGAAATATTTTCAGCGGCTATTCAAGATTATGGCCGAGGCGTTATTGTTGGTGAACATACCTTTGGTAAGGGTACCGTTCAGCAACACAGAGGATTAGGTCGAGTATACGACTTATATGAGAAGCCTTTTGGTAGCATTCAATTCACTATCGCTAAATTTTATCGTATTAATGGTGGCAGTACCCAACATCGCGGCGTGTTACCTGATATAGAATTTCCTTCGGCAATAGACCCAGCTGATTGGGGCGAAAGTAAAGAAGAGAATGCTTTGCCTTGGGATCAAATTCCGAAAGCTCGATATAATAAACTTAACGATATTAGCCAAGATTTAACGTATTTAAATTCATTGCATAGTACGCGTGTTGTACAAAATAAAGAGTTTAATTATTTGCTATCTGATATTGAAGAATATAAAGCAGAAAAAGATGATAAAACTATTTCGTTGAACTTAGTGAAACGCAAAGAAAAACGAGAAAGTCGCAAAGCTAAACAATTACAGCGTGCCAATGAAAGACTTGTCATGATGGGTAAAGAAAAAGTGGTGAGCTTAGATGACTTACCTGAAGATTTAGAAGCGCTTGACCCATTTTTAGATGAAACTGCAAAAATTACCTTCGACTTAGTGTCATTAGGTAAAGTAGCGAAAAAATAA
- a CDS encoding GAF domain-containing protein has translation MTKNTFYQDLYIQVEALISDEADVIANMANVSALLFEQLTEVNWVGFYRMVNDELVLGPFQGKVACIRIPLGRGVCGTAASENKVQRVADVHEFDGHIACDASTNSEIVLPLTLNNKVIAVLDIDSMAFNRFDSDDQAGLEKIISLFENVMIKHGVIN, from the coding sequence ATGACTAAAAATACCTTTTACCAAGACTTATATATTCAAGTTGAAGCGTTAATCAGTGATGAAGCGGATGTTATTGCTAACATGGCTAATGTCAGTGCTTTATTATTCGAACAATTAACAGAAGTTAATTGGGTTGGGTTTTATCGTATGGTAAATGATGAGCTTGTGCTTGGTCCATTTCAAGGTAAAGTCGCTTGTATTCGTATTCCGTTAGGTCGTGGTGTTTGCGGTACAGCAGCAAGCGAGAATAAAGTACAACGAGTTGCTGATGTTCATGAATTTGATGGCCATATTGCTTGTGATGCTAGTACTAACTCAGAAATAGTATTACCTTTAACATTGAATAATAAGGTAATTGCAGTACTTGATATCGACAGTATGGCGTTTAATCGCTTTGATAGTGACGATCAAGCTGGGTTAGAAAAAATAATTAGTTTATTTGAAAATGTTATGATCAAGCATGGCGTGATAAACTAA